From Salinirubellus salinus, the proteins below share one genomic window:
- a CDS encoding ArsA family ATPase, whose protein sequence is MPSDGPIGPHLAREGMSELSVEAVESLDDDVTVDAPEYVLYGGKGGVGKTTMAAATALASAREGTATLAVSTDPAHSLSDSLGVEVPGEPTRLREDVPLYGVEIDPERMDEGPFADGEGADPMGMGGVDALLGEDGPLGGADGEGAGADPMGGGMGTMPGADEAAAMQLLLRYMDDARFDRVVVDTAPTGHTLRLLELPELMDSMMGRMMAMRERLSGMMDSVKGMFGADTDPQAGMADLREMAERIERLRAALRDPARTDFRVVMVPEEMSVVESERLVERLTEFGIPVSTLVVNRVMQDLADVTGVETEWFVAPDLEHCEFCQRRWDVQRNALSRSQNLFRGRAVKRVPLFADEVHGEEMLRVVAACLD, encoded by the coding sequence ATCCCAAGCGACGGACCCATAGGTCCCCATCTCGCACGCGAGGGTATGAGCGAACTCTCGGTGGAGGCCGTCGAGTCGCTGGACGACGACGTGACCGTCGACGCCCCCGAGTACGTGCTGTACGGCGGGAAGGGCGGCGTCGGCAAGACGACGATGGCGGCGGCGACGGCGCTCGCCTCCGCCCGCGAGGGGACGGCCACGCTCGCCGTCTCCACCGACCCCGCCCACTCGCTGTCGGACTCGCTGGGCGTCGAGGTGCCCGGCGAGCCGACGCGGTTGCGCGAGGACGTCCCCCTCTACGGCGTCGAGATCGACCCCGAACGGATGGACGAGGGCCCGTTCGCCGACGGCGAGGGTGCGGACCCGATGGGGATGGGCGGGGTGGACGCACTGCTCGGGGAAGACGGTCCCCTCGGGGGCGCAGACGGCGAGGGTGCGGGTGCGGACCCGATGGGCGGCGGGATGGGGACGATGCCCGGTGCCGACGAGGCGGCCGCGATGCAACTCCTCCTGCGGTACATGGACGACGCGCGGTTCGACCGCGTCGTGGTCGACACGGCGCCCACGGGGCACACCCTCCGACTGCTCGAGCTCCCGGAGCTGATGGACTCGATGATGGGCCGGATGATGGCGATGCGCGAGCGGCTCTCCGGGATGATGGACTCCGTGAAGGGGATGTTCGGCGCCGACACCGACCCGCAGGCGGGGATGGCCGACCTGCGCGAGATGGCCGAGCGCATCGAGCGGTTGCGCGCGGCGCTGCGCGACCCGGCACGCACCGACTTCCGGGTGGTGATGGTCCCCGAGGAGATGAGCGTCGTCGAGAGCGAGCGGCTGGTGGAGCGCCTGACCGAGTTCGGCATCCCCGTCTCCACGCTCGTCGTCAACCGGGTGATGCAGGACCTCGCGGACGTGACGGGCGTCGAGACGGAGTGGTTCGTCGCGCCCGACCTCGAACACTGCGAGTTCTGCCAGCGCCGCTGGGACGTCCAGCGGAACGCGCTCTCGCGCTCGCAGAACCTGTTCCGTGGTCGTGCGGTCAAGCGAGTCCCCCTGTTCGCCGACGAGGTCCACGGCGAGGAGATGCTGCGCGTCGTCGCGGCCTGTCTCGACTGA
- a CDS encoding MGMT family protein, giving the protein MDDPTDAGIFARESPYLDRYVELGVASGRLLTVRFPGSPDPEAGDDHPLLDRVFAYLEGERDTFRDVDVALSAATPDHAILQAVRELPYAEDSSVQRVARLAGLDPEDQSDLDRVRQALADNPAPIFVPDHRVRDGPSAAPPAIEQRLRSLEGL; this is encoded by the coding sequence ATGGACGACCCAACGGACGCCGGCATCTTCGCCCGCGAGTCCCCGTACCTCGACCGGTACGTCGAACTCGGCGTGGCGAGCGGTCGGCTCCTCACCGTCCGGTTCCCCGGTTCGCCCGACCCGGAGGCCGGCGACGACCACCCGCTGCTCGACCGGGTGTTCGCCTATCTCGAGGGCGAGCGAGACACCTTCCGCGACGTCGACGTGGCGCTGTCGGCCGCCACGCCGGACCACGCAATCCTCCAGGCGGTCCGCGAACTCCCCTACGCCGAGGACAGCAGCGTCCAGCGGGTCGCCCGCCTCGCCGGGCTCGACCCGGAGGACCAGTCGGACCTCGACCGGGTCAGGCAGGCGCTGGCGGACAACCCGGCACCCATCTTCGTCCCCGACCACCGGGTCCGCGACGGGCCGAGCGCCGCCCCGCCGGCCATCGAACAGCGGTTGCGCTCGCTCGAGGGGCTGTGA
- a CDS encoding nicotinamide-nucleotide adenylyltransferase translates to MTRGFYIGRFQPYHQGHHEMVRRIAEEVDELVLGIGSADQSHTRRNPFTAGERIMMITKATIDMDLVTYAVPIEDLNRNSVWVSHVQSMSPRFEVAYSNNPLVVRLFREAGVEVRQSPMFRREEWEGTEVRGRMRNDGDWESLVPAPVAEVVHEIDGVGRIQQVSDSDSNGEA, encoded by the coding sequence ATGACGCGGGGGTTCTACATCGGCCGGTTCCAGCCCTACCACCAGGGCCACCACGAGATGGTGCGGCGCATCGCCGAGGAGGTGGACGAACTCGTCCTCGGTATCGGGAGCGCCGACCAGTCCCACACCCGCCGCAACCCGTTCACCGCCGGCGAGCGAATCATGATGATAACGAAGGCCACCATCGACATGGACCTCGTCACCTACGCGGTGCCCATCGAGGACCTCAACCGCAACTCGGTGTGGGTGAGCCACGTCCAGTCGATGTCCCCCCGGTTCGAGGTGGCCTACTCGAACAACCCGCTCGTCGTCCGCCTGTTCCGGGAGGCGGGCGTCGAGGTCCGGCAGTCCCCCATGTTCCGCCGCGAGGAGTGGGAGGGGACCGAGGTGCGCGGCCGGATGCGCAACGACGGTGACTGGGAGTCGCTCGTCCCCGCCCCCGTCGCCGAGGTGGTCCACGAGATCGACGGCGTCGGACGCATCCAGCAGGTGTCCGACTCGGACTCGAACGGCGAGGCCTGA
- a CDS encoding trimeric intracellular cation channel family protein, producing MVWVDPLDPFAVANVVGLLAFAIAGALKGADADLDLFGVVVLGVLTALGGGMLRDVLVGRVPVALTTTSDVTVVLVGLAFAVFLTRRLDRRLRDHPAFLLSDAVGLSAFAATGALVGAGAGVSPFGVVVLATLTGVGGGSLADLLLTRVPAVLREDFYATPAAVGGVAFVLARVAGLGAPVPSVACFGAALGLRVLALRYDWHLPSV from the coding sequence ATGGTCTGGGTCGATCCCCTCGACCCCTTCGCGGTCGCCAACGTCGTGGGCCTGCTGGCGTTCGCGATAGCCGGGGCGCTGAAGGGCGCGGACGCGGATCTCGACCTGTTCGGCGTCGTCGTGCTCGGTGTCCTCACGGCGCTCGGCGGCGGGATGCTCCGCGACGTGCTCGTCGGCCGCGTGCCGGTGGCGCTGACCACGACGAGCGACGTGACCGTCGTCCTCGTCGGCCTCGCCTTCGCCGTCTTCCTCACCAGGCGGCTCGACCGGCGCCTGCGCGACCACCCCGCGTTCCTCCTCTCGGACGCGGTGGGGCTGTCAGCCTTCGCCGCGACGGGGGCGCTCGTCGGCGCCGGTGCGGGCGTCTCCCCGTTCGGTGTGGTCGTCCTCGCCACGCTCACCGGCGTCGGCGGGGGGTCGCTCGCGGACCTGCTGTTGACGCGCGTGCCGGCCGTCCTCCGCGAGGACTTCTACGCCACCCCTGCGGCCGTGGGTGGGGTCGCGTTCGTCCTCGCCCGGGTGGCGGGACTGGGGGCGCCGGTGCCGTCGGTGGCGTGCTTCGGGGCGGCGCTGGGGTTGCGCGTGCTGGCGCTTCGGTACGACTGGCACCTCCCGAGCGTGTAG
- a CDS encoding glycerate kinase type-2 family protein — protein sequence MFEARERHARSPAHETALACLEAGIEAAAPARAVERAVSLDGDALRVVDATYDLGAFDRVLVLGAGKATAALVRALEARLGDRLDGGRVVVDAPPDPPLARVEAAVGEHPVPGAGSVAGAERVLELAETCDERTLVLAAFTGGGSALLAAPVAGLALSDLRAVTGALLSAGAGVAEVNAVRKHCSAVKGGRLAGACAPATVVTLLVSDVVGDDPAVIASGPTVSDPTTFADALAVLDRYGVEAPAVRAHLERGRDGEVAETPTPGAPAFDRTATHLLASGRTALEAARETAAERGYATCLLSASVEGEAREAGRFHAAIARETAERGDPVAPPAVLLSAGECTVTVRGDGTGGPNAEFALGAALDLAELPDGVVVGSADTDGRDGSTAAAGALVDARTVEDLPEARAALAANDSYGYLDGRGALLRTGRTGTNVNDLRVVVVHPPADDAGSGV from the coding sequence ATGTTCGAGGCACGCGAGCGCCACGCCCGGTCGCCCGCCCACGAGACCGCGCTCGCCTGTCTGGAAGCCGGTATCGAGGCGGCCGCCCCCGCACGGGCGGTCGAGCGCGCCGTCTCGCTCGACGGTGACGCCCTCCGCGTCGTCGACGCGACGTACGACCTCGGCGCGTTCGACCGCGTCCTCGTCCTCGGCGCGGGGAAGGCCACCGCGGCGCTCGTGCGGGCGCTCGAAGCCCGGCTCGGTGACCGACTCGACGGTGGGCGAGTCGTCGTCGACGCCCCGCCCGACCCACCGCTGGCCCGCGTCGAGGCCGCTGTCGGCGAACACCCGGTCCCCGGTGCGGGGTCGGTCGCGGGCGCCGAGCGCGTCCTCGAACTCGCCGAGACCTGTGACGAGCGGACGCTCGTGCTCGCGGCGTTCACCGGCGGCGGGTCGGCGCTCCTCGCGGCCCCCGTGGCGGGCCTCGCGCTGTCGGACCTCCGGGCCGTCACCGGGGCCCTGCTCTCCGCCGGCGCCGGCGTGGCCGAGGTGAACGCGGTCCGCAAGCACTGCTCGGCGGTGAAGGGCGGCCGGCTCGCCGGGGCCTGCGCGCCGGCGACCGTCGTCACGCTTCTCGTGAGCGACGTGGTCGGCGACGACCCGGCCGTGATAGCGAGCGGCCCGACCGTCTCCGACCCGACGACGTTCGCCGACGCGCTCGCCGTGCTCGACCGGTACGGAGTCGAGGCACCGGCGGTCCGTGCCCACCTCGAACGTGGCCGCGACGGCGAGGTCGCGGAGACACCGACCCCCGGCGCCCCGGCGTTCGACCGCACCGCGACGCACCTGCTCGCGAGCGGTCGGACCGCGCTCGAGGCGGCGCGCGAGACGGCGGCCGAGCGGGGCTACGCGACCTGCCTGCTCTCGGCGAGCGTCGAAGGCGAGGCCCGCGAGGCAGGACGGTTCCACGCCGCTATCGCCCGCGAGACGGCCGAACGGGGGGACCCGGTCGCGCCACCCGCCGTCCTGCTCTCGGCCGGAGAGTGTACCGTCACGGTCCGGGGCGACGGAACGGGCGGCCCGAACGCGGAGTTCGCACTCGGGGCGGCGCTCGACCTCGCCGAACTCCCCGACGGCGTGGTCGTCGGCAGCGCCGACACGGACGGTCGTGACGGCAGTACGGCCGCCGCGGGCGCGCTCGTCGACGCCCGGACGGTCGAGGACCTGCCCGAGGCGCGGGCCGCCCTCGCGGCCAACGACAGCTACGGCTACCTCGACGGCCGCGGCGCCCTCCTCCGGACGGGCCGGACGGGGACGAACGTGAACGACCTGCGAGTGGTCGTCGTCCACCCGCCGGCCGACGACGCGGGGAGCGGCGTTTAA
- the lonB gene encoding ATP-dependent protease LonB: MSNDPNQDGTPGSADEDAPSQPGVPHENRDEYDNPTGPGRDNSNAPTPTDPDEIRNGSDLGSDVDVGPGADYDPDEEENLLGGLKIETTQDIQVPDRLVDQVIGQDHARDIILKAAKQRRHVMMIGSPGTGKSMLAKAMSQLLPREELQDILVYHNPDDGNEPKVRTVPAGKGEQIVEAHKEEARKRNQMRSFLMWIIIAVVFGYSLLIAGQLLLGILAAGVIYLAFRYSSRGSDAMIPNLLVNNAGRQTAPFEDATGAHAGALLGDVRHDPFQSGGMETPSHDRVEAGAIHKANKGVLFVDEINTLDIRSQQKLMTAIQEGKFSITGQSERSSGAMVQTEPVPTDFIMVAAGNLDAMENMHPALRSRIKGYGYEVYMDDTIDDTPEMRRKYARFIAQEVEKDGRLPHFSAQAVEEVILEAQRRSGRKGHLTLELRNLGGLVRVAGDIARAEDAPETTREHVLQAKRRSRSIEQQLADDYIERRKDYELNVNEGEVVGRVNGLAVMGEDSGIVMPVMAEVTPSQGPGEVIATGKLQEIAMEAVQNVSAIIKKFSDEDISQRDIHIQFVQSYEGVEGDSASVTVATAVISALEDVPVEQNIAMTGSLSVRGDVLPVGGVTHKIEAAAKAGLDKVIIPAANEQDVMIEDEFKDQIEIIPVTHISEVLEVALAGEPEKDSLVDRLKNITGSALERKVGRGSGSGTGTGTGGSPSPQ, encoded by the coding sequence ATGAGCAACGACCCGAACCAAGACGGAACCCCCGGTTCCGCCGACGAGGACGCCCCTTCACAGCCGGGCGTCCCGCACGAGAACCGGGACGAGTACGACAACCCCACCGGGCCGGGGCGGGACAACAGTAACGCCCCGACGCCGACCGACCCGGACGAGATCCGGAACGGCTCGGACCTCGGCAGCGACGTCGACGTCGGCCCTGGTGCGGACTACGACCCGGACGAGGAGGAGAACCTCCTCGGCGGGTTGAAGATAGAGACCACGCAGGACATCCAGGTCCCAGACCGACTCGTCGACCAAGTCATCGGGCAGGACCACGCCCGCGACATCATCCTGAAGGCCGCGAAACAGCGCCGACACGTGATGATGATCGGCTCGCCCGGGACGGGCAAGTCGATGCTGGCGAAGGCGATGAGCCAGCTCCTCCCGCGCGAGGAACTGCAGGACATCCTCGTCTACCACAACCCCGACGACGGGAACGAACCGAAGGTTCGCACCGTCCCGGCGGGCAAGGGCGAGCAGATCGTCGAGGCCCACAAGGAGGAGGCACGCAAGCGCAACCAGATGCGCTCGTTCCTCATGTGGATCATCATCGCGGTGGTGTTCGGCTACTCGCTGCTGATCGCCGGGCAGCTCCTGCTCGGCATCCTCGCGGCGGGTGTCATCTACCTCGCCTTCCGCTACTCCAGCCGCGGGAGCGACGCGATGATCCCCAACCTGCTGGTCAACAACGCCGGCCGGCAGACCGCCCCGTTCGAGGACGCCACGGGCGCCCACGCCGGTGCACTGCTCGGCGACGTTCGCCACGACCCGTTCCAGTCCGGTGGGATGGAGACCCCCAGCCACGACCGCGTGGAGGCAGGGGCCATCCACAAGGCCAACAAGGGCGTGCTGTTCGTCGACGAGATCAACACCCTCGACATCCGGTCTCAGCAGAAACTGATGACCGCCATCCAGGAGGGGAAGTTCTCCATCACCGGCCAGTCCGAGCGCTCCTCGGGCGCGATGGTCCAGACGGAACCGGTCCCGACGGACTTCATCATGGTCGCGGCGGGGAACCTCGACGCGATGGAGAACATGCACCCGGCGCTCCGCTCGCGCATCAAGGGGTACGGCTACGAGGTGTACATGGACGACACCATCGACGACACCCCGGAGATGCGCCGGAAGTACGCCCGGTTCATCGCCCAGGAGGTCGAGAAGGACGGCCGACTGCCCCACTTCAGCGCACAGGCCGTCGAGGAGGTCATCCTCGAGGCCCAGCGCCGCTCGGGCCGGAAGGGGCACCTCACGCTCGAACTGCGTAACCTCGGTGGCCTGGTTCGGGTCGCCGGCGACATCGCGCGGGCCGAGGACGCCCCCGAGACGACCCGGGAGCACGTCCTGCAGGCCAAGCGCCGCAGCCGCTCCATCGAGCAGCAGCTGGCCGACGACTACATCGAGCGCCGCAAGGACTACGAGCTCAACGTCAACGAGGGCGAAGTGGTCGGCCGCGTCAACGGTCTCGCCGTCATGGGCGAGGACTCGGGCATCGTGATGCCCGTGATGGCGGAGGTCACGCCGTCGCAGGGGCCGGGCGAGGTCATCGCGACCGGCAAACTGCAGGAGATCGCGATGGAGGCCGTGCAGAACGTCTCGGCCATCATCAAGAAGTTCTCCGACGAGGACATCTCCCAGCGCGACATCCACATCCAGTTCGTCCAGTCCTACGAGGGCGTCGAGGGCGACTCCGCCTCGGTCACTGTGGCCACGGCGGTCATCTCGGCGCTGGAGGACGTCCCGGTCGAGCAGAACATCGCCATGACCGGCTCCCTATCGGTCCGCGGTGACGTGCTCCCGGTCGGGGGCGTGACACACAAGATCGAGGCGGCCGCGAAGGCCGGCCTCGACAAGGTCATCATCCCGGCCGCGAACGAGCAGGACGTCATGATCGAGGACGAGTTCAAGGACCAGATCGAGATCATCCCGGTCACCCACATCTCGGAGGTCCTCGAGGTCGCCCTCGCCGGCGAGCCCGAGAAGGACTCGCTGGTCGACCGCCTCAAGAACATCACCGGCTCCGCGCTCGAACGCAAGGTCGGGCGTGGGTCGGGGTCCGGCACCGGTACCGGCACCGGCGGCTCCCCGTCGCCGCAGTAA
- a CDS encoding rhomboid family intramembrane serine protease, translated as MATCDVCGKQVDLPYNCSRCGGTYCGEHRLPENHSCAGLDQWDDPRGVFDSGFDDSVDQRGGSSSWSDRLPGTSTGGFFGYFRGNVTYLFLAIMLVVYVLEFVVIGLSNAGVLWPTAFQDIFVLTSANPQYVWTWVTSVFSHSPATFTHIFGNGIVLFFFGPVVERRIGSNRFVALFLASGIVAGLGQIALGFALGDPVPGVLGASGAALAILGVLTVLNPDLKVYLYFILPVPIYVLTFGYAALSVLGIVAQGGILGNVAHGAHLVGLLLGLAYGSRVKGEVRAPGELQLGRGGGPGGPGRGRGPF; from the coding sequence ATGGCAACGTGCGACGTGTGCGGGAAACAGGTGGACCTCCCGTACAACTGCAGTCGCTGTGGCGGCACCTACTGCGGGGAGCACCGCCTCCCGGAGAACCACTCCTGTGCCGGACTGGACCAGTGGGACGACCCGAGGGGCGTGTTCGACTCCGGGTTCGACGACAGCGTGGACCAGCGCGGCGGCTCCTCGTCGTGGAGCGACCGCCTGCCCGGCACCAGCACGGGGGGCTTCTTCGGCTACTTCCGCGGGAACGTCACCTACCTGTTCCTCGCGATCATGCTCGTCGTCTACGTCCTCGAGTTCGTCGTCATCGGCCTGAGCAACGCGGGCGTACTCTGGCCGACGGCGTTCCAGGACATCTTCGTCCTCACCTCCGCGAACCCCCAGTACGTCTGGACGTGGGTGACGAGCGTGTTCTCGCACTCGCCGGCGACGTTCACGCACATCTTCGGGAACGGCATCGTGCTGTTCTTCTTCGGCCCGGTGGTCGAGCGCCGCATCGGGTCGAACCGGTTCGTCGCCCTGTTCCTCGCCAGCGGTATCGTCGCCGGCCTCGGGCAGATCGCCCTCGGGTTCGCGCTCGGCGACCCCGTTCCCGGCGTGCTGGGCGCGAGCGGCGCTGCCCTCGCCATCCTCGGCGTCCTGACGGTGCTGAACCCCGACCTGAAGGTCTACCTCTACTTCATCCTCCCCGTCCCCATCTACGTCCTCACGTTCGGCTACGCGGCGCTCTCGGTGCTCGGCATCGTCGCGCAGGGCGGCATCCTCGGCAACGTCGCCCACGGCGCCCACCTCGTGGGTCTCCTGCTCGGACTCGCCTACGGCAGCCGCGTGAAGGGCGAGGTGCGTGCGCCCGGCGAGTTGCAACTCGGGCGCGGTGGTGGCCCCGGCGGTCCCGGCCGCGGCCGTGGGCCGTTCTGA
- a CDS encoding CPBP family intramembrane glutamic endopeptidase, with protein MTDWAAFAGIALAVLGLLLVLAHLSARGIDGPRLGPGDLRWLDALESDADHLDVSTATRPAEPPQEGYSTALLVVNVALSQGVFAFLLLGGAFLTQVPASALGLSTPALGIEALAVGALAGVALSGANTAAGLLAAYAGYDPSADLRELLTPETTRGWVLLLGVALPIVAGFEELLFRGVLIGVFAAGFGLSPWLLAVLSSVAFALGHGAQGPVGIAVTGTLGFLLAALFVLTGSLLAVVVAHYLVNALEFVGHELGLNPLAE; from the coding sequence GTGACCGACTGGGCCGCGTTCGCGGGAATCGCGCTCGCGGTCCTCGGCCTGTTGCTCGTTCTGGCACACCTCTCGGCGAGAGGCATCGACGGTCCGCGACTCGGGCCGGGCGACCTCCGGTGGCTCGACGCGCTGGAGAGCGACGCCGACCACCTCGACGTGAGCACGGCCACCCGGCCGGCCGAGCCGCCACAGGAGGGCTACTCCACCGCGCTGCTCGTCGTGAACGTCGCGCTCTCGCAGGGCGTGTTCGCGTTCCTGCTGCTCGGCGGGGCGTTCCTGACGCAGGTGCCGGCGAGTGCGCTCGGGCTGTCGACTCCGGCACTCGGCATCGAGGCGCTCGCGGTGGGCGCCCTCGCGGGAGTCGCGCTCTCCGGGGCGAACACGGCCGCCGGCCTGCTGGCGGCGTACGCGGGCTACGACCCGAGCGCTGACCTCCGCGAACTGCTCACCCCGGAGACGACCCGCGGCTGGGTGCTCCTGCTCGGGGTCGCGCTCCCGATCGTGGCGGGGTTCGAGGAGCTCCTCTTCCGTGGCGTGCTGATCGGCGTGTTCGCCGCCGGCTTCGGCCTCTCGCCGTGGCTGCTGGCCGTCCTGTCGTCGGTCGCGTTCGCGCTCGGCCACGGCGCACAGGGGCCGGTCGGCATCGCCGTGACGGGGACGCTCGGCTTCCTGTTGGCCGCGCTGTTCGTCCTCACGGGGAGTCTGCTCGCGGTGGTGGTCGCGCACTACCTCGTGAACGCGCTGGAGTTCGTCGGCCACGAACTGGGGCTGAACCCGCTGGCCGAGTAG
- a CDS encoding SDR family oxidoreductase produces MSQKTALITGCSSGIGRATAWAFLDDDWKVYATARNPADIQTLGEHEDCDINTLDVTDDEDVARVVDRMVDQDGRIDALVNNAGYGGHGPLEDVTVEHLHEQFDVNVYGPHRLARAVLPHMRAAGDGTIVNVSSVAGRVAALGMGAYSGSKHAVEAMSDTLRLETERFGVDVVVVQPGPVETQFRERVGEELDRYDRSDAYEDIYDFQEDANLLGGDGPFAVSPDEVADAILEAAVSPSPKARYPVGRFAEYAMLARFLPDGIRDSVFGLLRRL; encoded by the coding sequence ATGAGTCAGAAGACGGCCCTGATAACGGGCTGTTCGTCCGGTATCGGTCGCGCCACCGCGTGGGCGTTCCTCGACGACGACTGGAAGGTGTACGCTACGGCCCGCAACCCCGCCGACATCCAGACGCTCGGCGAGCACGAGGACTGCGACATCAACACGCTCGACGTGACCGACGACGAGGACGTCGCGCGCGTGGTCGACCGGATGGTGGACCAGGACGGCCGCATCGACGCGCTGGTCAACAACGCCGGCTACGGCGGGCACGGCCCGCTGGAGGACGTGACCGTCGAGCACCTCCACGAGCAGTTCGACGTGAACGTCTACGGTCCCCACCGCCTCGCCCGTGCCGTCCTGCCTCACATGCGCGCGGCGGGCGACGGCACCATCGTGAACGTCTCCTCCGTCGCGGGCCGGGTCGCCGCACTCGGCATGGGTGCGTACTCGGGGTCGAAACACGCGGTGGAGGCGATGAGCGACACGCTCCGGCTGGAGACCGAGCGGTTCGGCGTCGACGTGGTCGTCGTCCAGCCGGGTCCCGTCGAGACGCAGTTTCGCGAGCGGGTCGGCGAGGAACTCGACCGGTACGACCGGAGCGACGCCTACGAGGACATCTACGACTTCCAGGAGGACGCCAACCTGCTCGGCGGCGACGGCCCGTTCGCCGTCTCGCCCGACGAGGTGGCCGACGCCATCCTCGAGGCGGCCGTCTCCCCCTCGCCGAAGGCGCGCTACCCCGTGGGTCGGTTCGCCGAGTACGCGATGCTCGCCCGGTTCCTCCCCGACGGGATCCGAGACTCCGTGTTCGGCCTCCTGCGGAGACTGTAG
- a CDS encoding SAM hydrolase/SAM-dependent halogenase family protein translates to MITLSSDFGSPYPAAMKGVLLQHTAARLVDVSHEFPRQDVRTAAFWLREVLPYFPPAVHLAVVDPGVGTDRGALVVRAGEHALVAPDNGLVLPVARRLAAVSDAEDATVEVFEWAYDDPASHTFHGRDVFAPCAAAVHEVGIDRLETLDAATPADEYEDRTFPEPTLPTAEAEAPRGEVLVVDGFGNVVTNLPASVLEGHYGAHVTVHGTSGRVARAYDEVDPGTRVVTVGSHGNVELAVNRGRGDSSFGLEPGDEVRLSF, encoded by the coding sequence ATGATAACGCTCAGCTCCGACTTCGGGTCGCCCTACCCCGCGGCGATGAAGGGCGTGCTGCTCCAGCACACGGCCGCCCGCCTCGTCGACGTGAGCCACGAGTTCCCCCGACAGGACGTCCGCACGGCCGCCTTCTGGCTCCGCGAGGTACTCCCGTACTTCCCGCCAGCGGTCCACCTCGCCGTCGTGGACCCCGGCGTCGGCACCGACCGCGGCGCGCTCGTCGTCCGCGCCGGTGAGCACGCGCTGGTCGCTCCCGACAACGGCCTCGTCCTGCCGGTCGCCCGCCGACTCGCCGCCGTGAGCGACGCCGAGGACGCTACCGTCGAGGTGTTCGAGTGGGCCTACGACGACCCGGCGAGCCACACCTTCCACGGTCGGGACGTGTTCGCCCCGTGTGCCGCCGCGGTCCACGAGGTCGGCATCGACCGGCTCGAGACGCTCGACGCCGCCACGCCGGCCGACGAGTACGAGGACCGAACCTTCCCCGAACCGACGCTCCCGACCGCGGAGGCCGAGGCTCCCCGCGGCGAGGTGCTCGTCGTCGACGGCTTCGGCAACGTCGTGACGAACCTCCCGGCCTCGGTGCTAGAGGGCCACTACGGCGCGCACGTCACCGTCCACGGCACCAGCGGGCGCGTGGCCCGGGCGTACGACGAGGTCGACCCCGGCACCCGCGTCGTCACCGTCGGGAGCCACGGCAACGTCGAACTCGCGGTCAACCGCGGCCGTGGGGACAGCTCGTTCGGCCTCGAACCGGGGGACGAGGTGCGCCTCTCGTTCTGA
- a CDS encoding endonuclease V, with product MEPPPDRERFRPTPGRSREEMEALQRDIAASARFADDLPFDPATVGDPDGPLVAGVDQAFLTDRDPEMAVSAVVVRRGDEVIERVHAISPVEIPYVPGLLAFREGGPILDAFAELETDPDLALFDGSGRIHFREAGLATHVGVALDLPSVGVAKSLLCGTPARDTAALAAGERVPIRGDDRMSASATDTVVGYAYQSRQYPDSRRINPLYVSPGHRVSAETAVDCVARCGGDYKLPEPTRLADAYADEVKRSLAE from the coding sequence ATGGAGCCGCCACCGGACCGCGAGCGGTTCCGCCCCACGCCCGGCCGCTCGCGCGAGGAGATGGAGGCTCTCCAGCGCGACATCGCCGCGAGCGCCCGATTCGCGGACGACCTCCCGTTCGACCCGGCGACGGTGGGCGACCCGGACGGCCCCCTCGTCGCCGGCGTCGACCAGGCGTTCCTGACCGACCGCGACCCCGAGATGGCGGTGAGCGCCGTCGTCGTCCGCCGTGGCGACGAGGTGATAGAGCGCGTCCACGCCATCTCGCCCGTCGAGATACCCTACGTTCCCGGCCTCCTCGCGTTCCGCGAGGGCGGGCCGATCCTCGACGCGTTCGCCGAACTCGAGACGGACCCCGACCTCGCGCTGTTCGACGGGTCGGGGCGTATCCACTTCCGGGAGGCCGGCCTCGCCACGCACGTGGGGGTGGCGCTCGACCTGCCGAGCGTCGGCGTGGCGAAGTCGTTGCTCTGCGGGACCCCCGCGCGTGACACCGCCGCCCTCGCCGCGGGTGAGCGCGTCCCCATCAGGGGCGACGACCGGATGTCCGCGTCGGCCACCGACACCGTCGTGGGCTACGCCTACCAGTCCAGACAGTACCCCGACTCGCGGCGCATCAACCCACTGTACGTCTCGCCGGGGCACCGCGTGAGCGCCGAGACGGCCGTCGACTGCGTCGCGCGGTGTGGCGGTGACTACAAACTCCCCGAACCCACCCGGCTGGCCGACGCGTACGCCGACGAGGTGAAGCGCTCGCTCGCCGAGTGA